The region AAGCAGGGCTGGTTGCAGGGATATTAGCAAAGGGGTGGTTGTGTTTGGTTTAGTATGAAACTGGCTGTGGGAATTGGGGGACAGGTGAGAGTGAAGGATGACCGCCAGGTTTCTGAATTAGGTAATTAGGCTGCCAACCAAAGTGGGGAATACTGGAAGAAGGGGAGATGAATTAGACCATCAAGGGGGGCTGCCTAATACAGAACTGAATATTTGAGTCTGAAGTTTGAGGAGAAATCTGGGCTAAAGGATTTGGGAGTTATCAGAGTTTAGGTAATAGTTGTAACTATGAGAGATGATAATGTTACCAAAGGAGAAcgtaaaaattgaaaagaaagaagctaAGAATGGGATAATGGTAAATAGAGGTTTATCTGAGCACCTACTTCTCTAAAACTTGACTTCCTTTTGTGCTAAGGGCTCGTGTTCTAATAGTGGGAACCTTCAGCAGCAGTCCTGTCAGGCTTCTTGCTTCATGTTTTATTTGTGACAGAGCAGTACTTAGTTGTTACCATTGTGGAATGACTGCAACATGTTAGTATGGTTTGGAGTAACCTCAGCACCTGCTCAGGTAGAGACAGTACAAAGATATTGATAGCCTGTCTTTTTCTCCCTGAGAAAGACAACATTTCTAAAACAATTCAACCTCCTAACGTCAAAGAGCTGCAGTTGCTTATGAGAAACTACTGCCATGACTTCTAGGTGATGCTAACATAAATGGGACATTCTGGTTCATCGTTTTGCTTGCACCAACCATGTAGAACCATAGCATCATGTTGCCAAATGGCAAAATCTGCTGTGGCAATTAACACCAGAATTTCACAACTCACtggtaaaaatcatttaaaatcaatcaataagtaaaaaaaataaaaaaatcatttaaaaatatgggtACTAATCAAACTTCCTTGGGAAAGAAaatcttgagtctgcaggccaatgctctatccactgagccaaaccggtcagggcaggaaagAAAATCTGAATGCATGTCTGTCTTATAAATTAGTGTGTGGCACTACCTATTCTGTGGTTTAGTCATATTAGCATTATCAAGTTAAGCACTAACCAACGTTGCTAAGGCCCTACATACGATAACATCTATGCTAAGAAGATGTGTTTTAGAATTGAAATTAGCATGTTTCGCCTTGGTTTCTGAAGTAATTTTAACTGGAAATATCTAAATTGTCAGCAGTGGCAGAACTGTCGCCCATGATATAGACTGGTAATGGAAATAGTATACTGAATTCAGAGCATTTGTATTTCTTCAGGTACTAGAAAACTACTCAGATGCTCCGATGACACCAAAACAGATTCTGCAGGTCATAGAAGCAGAAGGACTAAAGGAAATGAGGTTTGTATTGCTTTTGTTGCTTACATGAGGGTTTCATAGGGCATATGTCTGTTATATAGTGATATAGTGATAAGTCcacgtgtgtgtgcgtatgtgtatattctctctctctctctctctctctctctctctccccctctctctcgtGCCTGGTGGTAATGTGGAACTATCTCAGGTTGTATGTCCTCCCAAGTGTAGGTGGGAGTGTAACTATCCATTTGTTTTTATCAGAGGTCCAGTGGCTTTCCTCATCCTTTGTTTTCCCTTAAATCTTGACAGTGGTGCTTGTTTTTTGTGTAAGGAGTCTGCACATTTTTTCTTGTACtctattttttaagtttcaataATAGAGAAGGGGTGGACTCTGGTGGGGCTGTATTGAGTCTAAAAGTACCCTTTTCTCTATACTGTATCTCTGAAGTACTTTGTTTTAGGATCATAGAAGGGTGGTTTCATCACCATAAACCCAAGGGCCTTTTTCCCCCTCCTGATTCTAACCATTTATGATATGAGTATAGTAAATTGGGGGTGACCTTTTGTTATCCTATGACCTTGATTTTGTTATCCTATGATGTAGTTTTCTTGGAGAAGCAACAAGTTAGAAACAAAAGGAATTGCAGGCATGAAAACCAAtgactgttttcttttaaatgaaagagTAGAGTTCAACAGTCTCTTCTTGGGACTCAGAATAAACAGCATATATTTTTGCTGGTTAAGCTTTAGCTTCTTGGAATTGACCTTTTAGGGTTAAAAGATACTCACTTTCCAGTTACCAGTTCAAACATTCTGAAGTTGACATTTTGTGAGGAGGGAAGATCAGTATTATCTAGATCACATTCATTTAAATATGCATTGTGTAGTGTTATAATTgtgctttatttttgtttctatggGCTGTTTCCCATCATGCTGTCGTCTGCATTGCTGTTGGACCACTATgcctatagaaggtaaattagtCCCTTTGGGATAGATGGGATTAAGAACCTTAACTTGTTTCTGcttcttgctcttttttcttttttttttttttttaatgtactttttattgatttcaggtaggaagggagagagagatagaaacatcagtgatgagagggaatcattggttggctgcctcctgcacgccccctactggggattgagcctgaaacctgagaatgtgcccttaaccggaatccaacctgggacccttcagtccgcagtcggacactcaatccactgacccaaaccagctagggctgcttctTGCTCTTATAGGAATTCTGAAGCAGTCATGGTGGCTGTGATGAGTGAGCAGCTCTGTAATTTGTAGACAGAGGCATCATGTGTAGGAGTCACATTGTTCACAAAAAGATTCTGCCAACATGCTGTTCCTCCTTGTAGCAGAGATTTTAGCACACCCACTTGATAAACCAGATTCTGCTCAAGGTTTCTTTTAGAGATTGGTTCTTGGTGAAAATTTTTTTAGTATCCAGTGTGTTCCAAAGCAGAATAAGtaatagggttttttttttaatgccttttttaaactcaaattatttttaacactCTGCTAGTGCTAGTTCTAAAAAAATGCTAAGAGGCTTTACttactatatttatatattaaggggagaggaaagagaaggtgCATAAGTGAACCCTACCACTAAGCACATGCTAGTGCCAAATTCAGTTAACATTAATAATGGGCAGTTTttagtatttttgacattttctattttaagatCCAGTAAGTAGCCTTTCATTCACTGAATTGTCATTGTTTTGCAGCCTACTGTTGTAGCAGGGACAATGAAATAACTTAATttgtaatctttttaaatttaaatttaatttttttaacatatatttttattgatttcacagataaagggagagggagagagagagacagaaatgtcCATGATGAGAgctaatcattgattggctacctcctgcacaccccacatcaGGGATCAAACtcccaaccctggcatgtgccctgactgaaattgaacctcgacctcctggttcataggtcgatgctttaaccactgagccacactggacgggttctgccattttgtttttagtttaatgtTTGAGTACTCTTGGGTACAAATCCATTtgacttaactttttaaaaaatatatatattttattgattttttacagagaggaagggagagggatagagagttagaaacatcggccagctgcctcctgcacaccccctgactggggatgtgcccgcaaccaaggtacatgcccttgaccagaattgaacctgggacccttcagtctgcaggccgacactctatccactgagccaaaccggtcagggccatttgACAAATTTCAGTGATTGCTCCAGGATTGATGTAGAATAAAACCCATCCTTCCCTCTTCCCAACagagaaaaagcaaatgaaatactGTTTGTGTGCTTATTAGAAAATGTTTAACTGGGGGGCAAAAAAGGTGTGCTTGTTTTCTTGGGATGGCACCATTCATTATGTCgtctttgttttttataatgtTATGTGGCAGTTTCTGAGTATGATATAGAGGCTAGAAAACTcgggtttgtttttaattaatattaaattttaatttaaatattgggTAACGTGTTTTTTTCAAACTCCTGAATTCTCTGGGTATGATTTATGCGAATTCCATCTGTTACTCTTTTGCTACTTTCAAACTGGACTTGTGATGGGAtccttttttctatatttcttgcTCCGCTTCTTAATTTAAGGAGCCAAGAAGTTTTAGATCTTTGAGTAAGTAGGCATATGAACTTGTGTGACCCTCACCCATCCTTGTATGTTTTTACAGTGGGACATCCCCTCTCGCATGTCTCAATGCCATGCTACATTCCAATtcaagaggaggagaggggctaTTTTATAAACTGCCTGGGCGAATCAGCCTTTTCACACTCAAGGTAAGTAATATAAACCTTGTTTTAGTGTAGTGATCCTTAAGCTTTTAGTGTGCATAAGAATCACCTGGTAGGTCTGGAATGAGGCCCATgaattgcatttctaataagcaaGCAGGTGATGTTGATGCTGTTAGTCCTAAATGGCAGTTGACTAAGAGGTATGTATTCTAGTGTGAACAGGGAATTAGGAAATATTTAGTCATATAAACTGTTGTGTATATATTCAGCTTTTCCTTGTCTATGTCTGTAGATTGTGTGCAATAGAGGGAAAAGTGTGTATGTGGAGGTAATTGCAGATGTTCCTTAATTAGGATTTTGTTTGTAATATTATGAAGGATAAATTACTGGGTAGCTAAAGTAAGACCTACACTATGGAAAATAACTGAAATGTGAACATACTTGTGGAAATTCAAAaacttattaacatttattaagtgacaCTAATTACAAAGGAAGAGAACTTAGGTAGAATTCATAATAAAGCGTTAATAAAGCTGCAGTGACAAGGTAATTGTTTTTCTACCATTTGTGATATACAGTGGttccttgacttacaagtttaattcgttctgagaccgaactcgttaaggagctctttaaggagctcgttaactgaaattactctatcaactcgatgcaaaaaatcagcggacagacagctggtatctcaaaaactagttagtcgggacacttgtaagtcaaggccccactgtatatatggCTATCATTTAGGCTAGGAGATGGCAAGCTTTTTCTTAGAggaccagataataaatattttaagttttgtgGATCAGACTGTATTTGTCAACTATtcagctctgccattgtagcaGGAAAGCAACCATAGACAATGCACAAATGAATGGgcctggctgtgttccaataaaactttatttagaaaacCCAGCAACAGGCCAGATTTGGCTCGGGGCTGTCGTTTCCAGACTCCTGATGTAGACTTAAGATGACCTATTGACAGTGAGGAAACTGAAAATTTGGTGCTGACCCTTATACTCTTCCATAATGTAGTTTAAGTTGCAGTAGTCCTTATTCAAACGTTTCCCTGTTTTGTTTACTTGTAGACTTGTTTTCTTTAATTCAAGATTAAAAACTTGAGCAACTATCAACTATATAACCTGCAGTCATAAAACTTGATCTTTGTGTGTATATCAAGTGTATCTTATGTTCAGATGTCTGTGCTGTtttctgtattattatttctaatatttcgAACTTATTTTGGTTGAGGCAGCATAATGTAATGTTAGGAACTGAGCTTTAGGAGAGACAGCTCTGAGTTCAAAACCTAGCTTTGTCACCTGAGACGATTTTAATGTCTCTTTATGGTGGTGTATACATTCCTGTCACAGAATCAGTTCTTAATAAATGGTAGCTTTTATGGTATTTCTTTAGGTTCCTCATCCTTAATTGCTGATTAATGgcagttttctattttatatatgatGCAGTTTTGTGTAATTATGTGTAATTATAATGATCCATATTATACATATGCTTCTTAATgacatatttgtattttaagagggagaagaaaaatacCTTTTTCTATGAACACTGTGAAGGGTAGGaactgagttttgttttgtttttctaataagtttttattgattgctgagacagggagggagagggagagagagatagaagcatcaatgataaggcCTTTGCCCTACCTGGGAATCAGTTCACCTCATGGTTCATATAGGtcgacaatcaaccactgagcgacaccagctgggcagaaactgagtttatttatctttgtaattTGGCTTCGGGCAGAATTCTTGGCATGGTCCATGCTTTAGAAATATTTGAACtgaattaaatttttcattttaatttcaatatatCTGAATAAACGTTATTATATGAATCTGCTGTAAATTTGGGGCATTCTGTTAGTCTGCAGTGTTCTGTTTGAGATGAGTTGATTGAAGATGTGCTCAGCATGTCCTCTCATCTGCCTTTGGCTTTGTTCCTTGATCTTCATAGTGTCTTGCTTGTTGGCATTGTACATCACCACTCTGATGTTCTTTGTGCTCTCTTAGGGGTAATGGTTTGCTTGTCTGGTTTCCCCAGTGAGACTgtaaactccttgagggcagagactaGTTCTTACTTATTTCAGTATCCACTAGGATACGATGCAAAGTAGATATCAAATGCATATATAATGAATGAATTAGTACATAATGGTTATATTCTGATACTTTGTTATCCTTTTGTTTTGACATTTGATGATAAATACTTCTCACAATTTTAATGAAACTATCCCTACATCTGCCTTTGGCATCTAGCTCCTATCTCAGCTAAAATGAAAGGTATTTACTGCTATGGCTTTGGTAGAATTTTTGTTTGATTATCTGTTTGTGTCTTAATTTTGACCTGTTATAAAAGCAATATATGCAAATGTAACAGAAAGTGAAAGTAAACCATGAATTCTGCTACCTGTaaacaataataatttataataatagtatttgaaaaaaattgggTCATACTTTTCTTATAGCTTTGCTGTTTGCTTTATTCTATTAATATATTTGCATGATGGTACATATAGCCATacctttttcttattaaaaactgTTATAGATTCTAGGTTATGAATGTTTGTTAAACACTAGTCTCTTGTTAAATGCCTCATTATCACCGCGCTATCTTCCAGAAGCTGTGTAGGCATTTACTTTGTTATTCAGGAGTGAATAAGAAAGGGTACCAAAAATCTGAACCAGCTAATTACCATCCTGGTCATTGAGAACCCAGGTCTGCCCAATAAACACTCAAGTTCAAGGTAGTTTTTACTTTAAACACAATATTTATcccccattaaaaaaatatatatatttctttattgatttcagagaggaagggagagggagagagtgatagaaacataaatgatgtaagagaatcattgatcggctgcctcctgcacaccctgcaactagggatcgagccagcaacccgggcatgtgcccttgaccagaattgaaccaggaacccttcagtctgcaggccagtgttctagccactgagccaaacaggctagggctcccattttttcttcttctttaaaaagaatattaaacaaaaattgaAGGAGTACTAACTACAGTGAACACCCCACTCatccagctttcttttctttttttctagctaATTGTTACAAATTTGCCACATTTGC is a window of Myotis daubentonii chromosome 8, mMyoDau2.1, whole genome shotgun sequence DNA encoding:
- the ASXL1 gene encoding polycomb group protein ASXL1 isoform X3, whose translation is MKDKQKRKKERTWAEAARLVLENYSDAPMTPKQILQVIEAEGLKEMSGTSPLACLNAMLHSNSRGGEGLFYKLPGRISLFTLKTCFL